GAGGATACGGAATTCGGAAGAAGGCGTCGCAAGTCCGCGGCCTTCCGCGCAGAATTCCGtcctgacgtccgccattgcgtggaCTGTCACAGAATTCCGCACGGAATTCCGGcctttgcattaatttttttttattttctataaatacatcccgttgaaccGGCGGGGACGGCGAGGGAACCGGCGGTGAGGAATCCGTGGAGTGAGGAGacggtttttatttttaaaaaaatttactttttaaaattaattatgtatttttttaatgaattatgtttttttttaaaataatgtgtGTTCGTTTTCTCCGTATCCGcgttaaaattttaattccgtaaattctttacttccggaaattggttaatttgtgaatttttttatgtgggaattccgtcgggaattccgcaggggaattccgccactgtgcaaagggaattccgtatgacgtggcagagcagtgagaagtccttatgacgtggcagagcagtgggaagttcttatgacgtggcagtgagaattccgcggggaattccgccgggacatccgcaccactgcggatgccctaattGGCTCGTAAATAGGATGAGAAAAAATAGGGGTCTTTACGTAAATATGTATTTATTAAGTATAAATATAATCATTCCAACCAAACATTTAAAATTATCCAAGATTCAATCTTTATATATCACATATTGTATCTCGGTATTATATTATCATAGCAACCGAACGGCACCATAggatacaaaaattaaaatgtaatgCTCCTCTAGTAATCATTTGATGTTCCAAAATAAACAAGTTAACCTAAGATAATTTCGTATGATACCGAAGAACATTCCTGATTAGAGATCCATTTATATATTGTTGATCATAGGGCATTGTTGTCTAGTGACAAATTGGCAAATCTGTATGAGTGTCATTTATTTCTAGTTTTgagattaatttataattttatatagatATGGAGAGcaaaatcaaattcaaactcttttaaatatattttgctACTTCAGTTTTATACTACTTGTTTGATCATAGTATATAATAATACgtccaaattttatttataaaggtTAACgcttattttttataaatggtAAATACTCGCTCCGTATATAGCTATTGGTGACTTATTTGGATACAGAGAATATTTAtagatatttaaataaaaatttaaaacatacCCGAACCTATCAATTTCTCTAAGCCAACAATACTAAACGTCTTAATAATTGAGTTGAATTTCATCCTTATTTAagtaacaaattaattaattacattaatgatattttgttttttcttagatcttcaatttaaaaattattattatcatgaATCACTAACGTGCTTTGGATGCGAAGTTTTAccaatttgaataaaaatgaattttgttttcacataataaaacaaaaaagttTGAATTAATTGAAACATCACTATCTTAATAGGCCGATCCCATCTCAACCGTGCATAAAGAGAGGGAACGAATGATATCCGTCGATGCCTCTGTCCACAGATATAAAATCACTCTTAGGTCTGACATCTCActcacacactctctctctcactaaTTCACTCTCATCGATCGAGTAGAGATACTTCTTACTCGATCACCTGTTGAATATCCTGTTCAGCTCGCGAATTCACAGGTTAATTTTCTTTCGTTTTCGTATTACTGCAGCTCAGATCTGTGCTTCATTTGcttggattttatttttaatcattttttggTGCGCTGTTTTGGCTTACATTTATAGAGTTTTGTTTCAAGCTTTGAGGAAATGAGGTCTCGATTTTTAAATGTTTGAAGATCGTGTTTCTAGATTGAGCAAATTGTTATATTTTTTACACTATTTTCGTAATTTGAGAACCGTCGATGAATTTTAGAAAGATGTAGCGGCAGATCGCCTTCGGTTGAGGCAGGTCTTTGTAAGTTGGAAGCTTTTCTATCGTAAATATGCAGATCTGATTGAGATCCGTGAGATTTCTTGTTGTGAATATAGTTGCTGGCTTTTTCGATCTGGTGCGAGATCTACTATGAAAATGGAGATTTAGTTCAGGCATTTAGTTAGATGATGTGTGAAATATATCCGaactaaaaatatttgaatttgatttCGTTGACTGTGTTAATTACAGTACTTATTATTGTTCCTACTGCAAAGATCATTCTGTCGATAAATTATTAGTGATTTAGCTGTCTTATATTCTAATGGATGTTTATGATAAATGTCAATGCCTCTACTTCTTACCAATTCATTTGAAATTACAGGAAAATGAGAGAAATCCTTCATGTTCAGGGAGGCCAATGCGGAAACCAGATTGGTTCCAAGTTTTGGGAGGTTGTTTGCGAAGAACATGGCATAGATCCAACTGGACGATATGCTGGTACTTCTGATTTGCAACTGGAGCGTGTCAATGTGTACTACAATGAGGCATCATGTGGCAGGTTTGTTCCTAGAGCTGTGCTTATGGATCTCGAGCCAGGAACCATGGACAGTGTCCGCACTGGACCATTTGGTCAGATCTTCAGGCCGGATAACTTTGTTTTCGGCCAGTCTGGTGCTGGGAACAATTGGGCGAAAGGCCATTACACGGAGGGAGCTGAGCTGATCGACTCCGTTCTAGACGTAGTAAGAAAGGAGGCTGAGAATTGTGACTGCCTTCAAGGTGATCTGCGACAGATAAATCTACACTTTATAAGgagtttattttactttcttgatAAACATCTTGGTGTGTTCTGACTATTGCTTGAATCTCCGTGATTTATTTCTATAGGTTTCCAGGTGTGCCACTCACTTGGTGGAGGAACTGGTTCCGGTATGGGCACCCTGCTGATCTCTAAGATCAGGGAAGAATACCCTGATAGGATGATGCTGACATTTTCGGTGTTCCCTTCCCCGAAGGTCTCAGATACAGTGGTTGAGCCTTACAATGCCACCCTCTCAGTCCACCAACTTGTTGAGAATGCTGATGAATGCATGGTCCTCGACAATGAAGCTTTATATGATATATGCTTTAGGACCCTCAAACTCACCACTCCTAGCTGTGAGTATAGTTCATTAATACTTCATGCCTTTGCTTTATCTAGTGTTTCCTAAAATACCTTTACTCCTGCTGCCTGCAATGATTTTATCTTTCACCTGTTTGTTGCTTTTGGAATTACATTTATATCATAAAGGACTCTTGAAAATGGTATGGCAGTACCTATCTACTTGCTTTGTTATATGAAAATATGTGGTTATAATTTGTTCTAATACTCATGGTATTTTGTTGATTGGTTGACTACAATAAAATGCTACAAAAACTAAATATGAAATGTTGTGCAAAACACTGCTTCTTTTCGTCTTCAAAATGCATTCCATGTTTCTATATGCTGCTATAAATTGATGAAAGATTGCTAATATGCTGTTTTACCTTGTATTTTTATACCTACCAAGCTCTTTTGCCTCTCAAGTTATATGACCTGACTCATCGTTGTTTGCACAAAACTGCTGCTGTCAATATTTTCTTCTCAAAAGTTTGTACCATGTACTTTTtcttgctaacttgctaacatACGTTTCACTTTTTATACAGTTGGTGATCTGAACCACTTGATTTCTGCAACAATGAGTGGAGTTACTTGCTGCCTTCGATTCCCCGGTCAACTCAACTCTGATCTGCGGAAGCTTGCTGTTAACCTCATTCCATTCCCCCGTCTGCACTTTTTCATGGTTGGGTTCGCTCCTCTGACATCTCGTGGTTCTCAGCAATACCGTGCTCTAACTGTTCCAGAGCTTACCCAACAAATGTGGGATTCCAAGAACATGATGTGTGCTGCTGACCCACGCCATGGGCGTTACCTTACTGCCTCAGCCATGTTCCGGGGCAAAATGAGCACTAAGGAAGTAGATGAGCAGATGATCAATGTCCAGAACAAGAACTCTTCGTACTTTGTGGAGTGGATCCCCAACAACGTGAAATCCAGTGTGTGTGACATCCCGCCAAGAGGTCTCTCGATGGCATCAACCTTCATTGGGAACTCGACCTCCATTCAAGAGATGTTCAGAAGAGTGAGCGAGCAGTTCACAGCCATGTTCAGGAGGAAGGCTTTCTTGCATTGGTACACTGGTGAAGGGATGGACGAGATGGAGTTCACCGAGGCTGAGAGCAACATGAACGACCTTGTCTCCGAGTACCAGCAGTACCAGGATGCTACAGCGGACGATGAAGATGAGTACGATcaggacgaagaggccgaggagGATGACATGTGAAGAAGAAAATAGAGCCGCCACCCACTCGACTGCCCCCTACCTTGTATGCTTGTTACATGTGTTTGGAAATACTTAATATGTCGTTGTTTCTGCTGTGAGTGCCTGAAACCTAGCTGTTTTACTTCGTCCCAATGGTTAGTATTGGCCACATGAAAAAGCGTGGAATTAATATGATTGTATTGTGGAGTTAATATCAGTGTGTTGTGGAGTATGTTTGATTCCTAGCAAATTATCTTCTCTCATCTGCAATTTCTGCCTATCCTTAAAAACGCGTTTTACAAATAGATTGGGTTTCATCGAGTCTTGAATTTGCATGTGCTTTCTTTTAAGAATACACCATCTATCTGTGTCACGAGCATCTTCGTCATATATTAGTTGGATCAAATTTCACACATGATTGAATATAGACTTTAGTTTATTAGTAGGAATATTATTGTTTACATGTGTGTGTTACAAGAGGATATGGAAATTTCGTGTATTTAGACTTTACTACTATAAACATGGCCCAAACTTGGTTAGATGTATGGTTGGCCTTTAGCCCATTCTTTTATCTTAATATTATTCTTTAGTTCAGACTTCAGAATGAAAGTGATAGATTTGACGATTAAAAGTTGCATTATTGTAAAGCTGTGTGTGTTGCGTTGcaattactaaaaaaagaaatgaaaagtgATCTTTGGtttaaagaaaaatgagaatTGTTTTGAATAAAGTGACGGCTGTTcctctttctattttttgtcATTTACTAAGAAGCCACTATTCCATGAACATTTAGTGATTTggatgtttagataaataaaatataataaaattatggagtatattttagatCTTTTTAATCATAGAATTTAAATATAGATGAGATATCTATCTTATTTTTTAAACTTTGAGATTTGCACTTTATTATcctagaaaaaaatatatgatgGAAAATTTTTAGACTTTGATATATTTATTTGACTATTCGAGAcagtttactttttttaatactCTTAGGACATAAATACCCTTAAAATCCATAGAGGGTATATTAGGCACAGTAATTACTCTCTCTCGTCTCTTCTacaattcattatttaattactCCTCTTTGGACAATGTTATTAAgattaaaaaagaataaagtgggaaagtaaataaaataaatattattctttttaagtatgtttcaaataaaataaacgtcccaaaatgaaaaaatctTAGTAGAGAAAGGCACGCGTGTCATATCGGATAGTCCATATTGCATATCTCACatattgaataaaattttgtttataatgATTAATGCGTTAAGAAAACGTTTCTCTCCAAAAAAGGCAAAAGCCATACTCAAATGAAGATAAGAGTGATTTAGAATTAACAAGATAATTCATCCAACAATAAGTAGTTACGGcttatattttactttattttaattatgtacattATCTAGTAGTAGCTAAATCCAAGACCAAATGTTTGAATGATAGAGTTTGGAAGCAATTAGTAAGTTATTAGACCAACTACACCGTCTACACGTGACAAAGAaaagtgcaaaaaaaaaaaaagaatgctAAAACTTTCAAAAAGAGTAATTGTTTTGGATTGGGATGTTTCACTCCCTATATGAGATCCACCCATAACTACGGCAACAAAACTTGTGGCTCAACAATAAATCTTGGATTATCATATTGATACTGGATTGCCGGCCATTTTGTCAATTGATGGCATGCAATGCTTAATAATGGTTAAAAAATGAAGTTGTATATGTTGATGTAGGCTAAagagtaagagcatccgcaacgcatctcttaaccgtctcttatctcgtatctccgagacgagacggttaagagacgcgttgcagcgtcccgtctcgtccatGTCTCGTCGAGAtgctcgtccctccgagacgccTGGCGCTAGGAGTgatgcccactcgccggcccgcgagtgggcgtcgtcacgctgacgcaataaatcatttttttaaaaaaaatcaatttaaataaaaaaaatttaaaaattaaaatataaccgTTCAAcggttttttttattattttttctttttttattctataaatactcctctttcattatcattacacacacaaacacacatctattcttctcaaatcatctctctttcctctccaattttcatctcaaatcatctattttattattctcccaaatttaaattgttgtgggcaaactttggcaaccagtagaatgcgcggaagaaattaaattatgtatttttaatattttttaggattttaattatgtgttttttaaatttttttagaattttaagttgtaattttattttattttattttattttattttatttaatgaagtgtgtttttattaattgaatttgttgaaataaaaataaaaaatgaaattgaatgaatagttaagggatgagatggttaagagacggttaagagatggagggttgcatgtgttgtctcttagttaagagatggagtgaaaagtgcagtggggcccatgaatagttaagagatgagacggttaagagacggataagagacagcgttgcggatggcctaaagaCACGATGCACTACTACTCCTACTAGTACAATCTTGCAACACGATGCACTATGCATTAATTACTCCTTCTATCCGCAAATAaaagtctcattttttttcggcacgaattttaataaatgttaagaaaagtcggtggaagaaagttagtagAACATGAGTCCTCACTTGTATATAGTATTAGTTTGaaatgatatactccctccgtccctcaagaatatgcactcttttattttagtccatcccgcaagaatatacattttctaattttggaaaactttttctctctaatgagatgagatccattctccactaacaatactttatttactttttctctctacctctctcttacttcactaattttacattaaaactcgtgccgaccccaaagtgcatattctttagggacggagggagtatgagtggagtgagttagtggaatgtgaaatctttaccatttttagtaattatgAACTGGTTCTCATATTCACGGACacactaaaatggaaaaacaagacTACTATTTGCAGAGTGGAGGAATGTAGGGCAATCAACAATAGCGCTAGAATTCCGGCTGGCCGCACGCGACGGAATTTCCGGCACTATTGAAAGGGGGAAAGGGAGAGTTGGTCGGGCGTGTTTCACCAGGCGGGTGGCGGGAGTTCCGGCCCTATTGTAGCCGGTTCCCACCGCGGAATCCACTGCGgacttcaaatttttattttattttatgaaaaatgagGGAAGATTGTGACCCAAACTCGACTGTAGTGTATTTGTGGGACCACACAGAATATGGGCATAGGATAAGCTGTAAATGGATCTCATTCATTTCTGTCGTCAGAAAAAAGTGGGACAACCTTAGTCAAACGCGTGTCTCGCCCATATAGGCACGTTATAGTTATTGAACAAATGTTAAATTGTGTTTTGGAAAACTATATAAAGGAAATTATGTATAGTAGTACAagtttattttaattctttaaattGGGAGCAAGATTTGAATagtaaactttaatttttactGTAACGATCACAATACATGAACCAATCGCTTTCCCACCATTTCCAACATAAAAAGAAAGCAAATTATTCCACTACGAATTTATGATGGAAGACAGCATACTACAAGCATTATCAACATCAAATGCTAAATTATTAGCTGCCCATTATCAACACCCAAGTACATCTTTGATTGGACGATTTTCTTGTAGATTTTATTTATCCTATTAGTAATAGTAtgctatttccttttttttgtatGAAGAACTCAACAAAAATACAAACTGTAATAATTATAGGAATTCAATTAACGAGGAATTAATAGATTTGTCCTACTTTTATTTGTGGTCAATCTATTAGTATTATGTTGTTTTGTTTCAAAATATCTATAGATATTCTTATTTAGTGTCAAGGGGCTCAACATATTTATGATTTAATCCTTTTCTGCCTCTGTTATTAGAATTATCACCAAGCATTTACGCCAAATCCAAactcattttaatataaatatcatAGTTTTAAATAGTGattttattttaactatttatatcaAATGAAAGAATATTCTAATCCATCCAATTGTTTTTTATACTCATAGAATCAAAATAAGTTATTTAGGTAATATAAACCCAAGAATGAATATATCTTATTAAAGCTATTTTCCTATTGTATTTGGGGTTTTACAGTAGTGTTattagatactccctccgtccctgaaaatttgtcacaactttcctttttcgtccgtcccccaaaatttgtcctatttcacttttaccatttttggtagtggacctcacattccactaactcattcatactcacattttattataaaactaatatataaaagtcaagtccacattccactaactttttcagcccactttccattacatttcttaaaacccgtgcccggtcaaactgggacgaattttggtggacggaggtagtataatttTAGCCAGCACGAGTTTAGGTTGAACAAGAAAAACGCACCCTTTTcctttacaatttttttttgccGAAAGTTAGGGTGTATTTTTCCaagatataaatttaaatttctgGACTTACTTTTTGACCTTTCTTTCAATTGGATCATTTATCTGTCAGGAATAATTGCGAACCCCAATTTAGTTAGTAAAATGATTTCATTTCAATTATAAATGCTCCAATTAAAAGATATTCCATTTCAATCAGTATCCTTAATTATCCCCAGACAGATAAATGTTGAACATCAGTTTCCTTTACCCCCCTGAATAACAAAATAGTAGGAGCACTTCaataaaatgaatttatttcaattaataatttgaaaattCGAATTACTGTGATGACGAGTTAGAATATAAGCTTCACATTTAGTAATATGATTCCATTCCATTTCAATTAATAAATTGAATTTTCAAAACTACTGTGATTATGAGGTGAATATGAAATTATTGCTGGTTCTCTTAAGAAACATGAAATATAGAGAGAAGAGCGGAAGGATTACGCTAAAAAAAGGTTGGAGATCCAGATCGGTAAAAcgttgaataaaatattaaaaattgaaaaacttaATAAAAAAGTATTGCAACATGATATACCCAAAACTGTAATTTTGGTCAAATTTGTAGGCAGCTAGAGAAATTGGGACCCACTATAACATGTTGCATTCTTCATTTGtcaaataatagtagtatcattttatttcattcattgTCTATATAGTACTTATATGCATTTATAGCAAGTAACCACGTGAAATACAAAATTCAATAAAACAATCCAACAATAGGATAATAGCAATTTTCCTTATTCTGGATAGATCTTGATAATTTTGTTGGGGTTGttctatttaattgattaatttttatCTACGTTGAATATGGGAATGGAGGTGTAGTTGAGTCAATAATACTAATTCATGCAGAAGACAAGAATTGGTCAATTTCATAGGCGTGGACCCTAAACTAGGGCACCCCATGTTGGAATTTGACCTTTTCTTACAAAATCAAcatttatgtttttatgtaGAGGGGGAAAGAAAAGAGATCTCAATCATATTGTTCAACCAATCCAACACAAACAACCAACTCCTATGTTTTAAAAACTATGGTTCAAACtcaataacaaaaatattaagtcaaatggatgatgaatgacCCAATGTAATAGTCCAATGTACTTCATTTTTGCGCTAAAAAAATCCCTCCCAattctttacaaaaaaaaaaagtaatgtaGTATCTAAAAGGAGGTCGTGATTTAAAGTTCCATAGCAATCACAATGCTATATGCACTTGTAAAAATGATCAACTGCAATATTTCTATCCTACATAGATCTATATCGCTCGGGGAGTCTCGTTTCCCCTAGAGTAACCGGGAGGTTAGCGACTCCACTCCATTCCGCTCCACTCACCATGGTTAAGGTGGGAAGGGAACTCGAGATTATTAGAACTATGGTTAGGCGATTATGAAAGTTACCACCGGCCCTGTGCCCATTGCCTGTGTTGGTTGCCCGGCTTTGTATGATGGTTCCCTCGGCCAAGACTCTGCTTTGGGAGGTCACGCAGCTCGACTACTTGTATCGTTCTCTGCTTCTTGGCTGTCGAGAATTCACAAACACCCGATTTTAAAAAATGCATCGCATTGATAGGAAAAGTACATTGtgctaactaactaactaacctTTTTCGGCTTCTTGATAGCGCTCGTGAAGCTTCCTCTTAGCATCCTCTAGTTTCATCTGATGTGAAGCCCCGTTGACACGATTCAACTTCTGGTACAAGAAATACAACGAACATTGAGATTAGGGTTCCAAATTTGTTAGCACGAGTAGACTACCTATGAAGGGAGTGCATACCTCTTGTTGTTGAGTAGGTGGTTTCTTAGGAATTGTGCCGTTTTGCTGGGCCTTGAAGACATAGTTTCCATTTGGTTGCGCAACTGGATTAGGTCTCCTGGTGCCCATCTCATTGCTGGGAGGCTTCGGCCTGGCTGGTGTGTTCGGTTTCAAGGGAGGAGATTCTTTTTTCGTCATAGATTCTTGATTCCTCCGGTTTCCAGCCTTCAAGTCCTTGGGAGGAACTCTCGAATCGTTTGGACCCTCAGATTTCCTTGTGGGAACGTCAGTTCGCGTTCTGCCATTTTTCTGGTTCTTGTTGAATTCCCCACAGTTTTGAAGATCTGAAACAAGTCGAGCAACAACCCGAATCAAATCATGAATCTCGCTTGGGGAATTCGGACAAAGAACCATATATATAGCATAAGGCGGAAACAGAAAGAATTCGAGCGATAAGAAAGACTACTCACTTCCATCATCATCCATGCCATCAAAGAACTTCACGAATCGAATTGGCACAAGATATAAAACGAAGGTCATGTCAGTCAACGTGCAAATTATTTCATTCGAGAACTTTCGAAACATAAACAAGAGGGAAAATATTTAATACCTGCGACCACTCCATTGATGTTGGAGCCGCGAAGAAAGCTCCTTCGTCTAGAGGAGGAGACGGAAGcccttcttcttcctcgtccTCTTCTTCAACGCCAGATGTTTTTTCAGTCTCAGTAGTGCAATTCGCACCTACAAAGAAGGAATAACACATAAATTCGTAAAACAGACTAACGACCAAGATTCTTTATTCCCGACTTTTTAAAAGCCGTTTAGGTCAAGTACCTGCAATGGCTGTCATAGCACTAACCCACGCGTCAACCATGAGTTTCCAGTCCCTGAATTCAGGGGTAGGGATCAGACCACTTATCAACGAAATTAAATATCTCGCATTGCCTAAACGGGGCTGACCAAAGTAATTACAATGCAACGTGTCAACCGAATCCGTTCATTTAATGTCAAAATAGTATAACCGAGCAATGAGACCACCACGCGTAACATAACAATTAAAATCAT
This portion of the Salvia splendens isolate huo1 chromosome 10, SspV2, whole genome shotgun sequence genome encodes:
- the LOC121752218 gene encoding probable mediator of RNA polymerase II transcription subunit 26b; the encoded protein is MTRNLMSLDKWRDYFTTANSDIFSVIEHAIMVAASDFPFDFKLKRDRIAEMLFTCRLTAKCIGCNKAELCVAYDDCVKEIGGDGKDSKGSKVSSNSRGREEVGDDDHREVMEANADNQARDQDYADAEALTDEIEEETQFLEEVARIKEVIDEREGKSEEVLFESLRRLQLMPLSVEILKTTEIGKSVNALRKHGSKEIRNLVRRLVEDWKLMVDAWVSAMTAIAGANCTTETEKTSGVEEEDEEEEGLPSPPLDEGAFFAAPTSMEWSQFFDGMDDDGNLQNCGEFNKNQKNGRTRTDVPTRKSEGPNDSRVPPKDLKAGNRRNQESMTKKESPPLKPNTPARPKPPSNEMGTRRPNPVAQPNGNYVFKAQQNGTIPKKPPTQQQEKLNRVNGASHQMKLEDAKRKLHERYQEAEKAKKQRTIQVVELRDLPKQSLGRGNHHTKPGNQHRQWAQGRW
- the LOC121751976 gene encoding tubulin beta-5 chain-like produces the protein MREILHVQGGQCGNQIGSKFWEVVCEEHGIDPTGRYAGTSDLQLERVNVYYNEASCGRFVPRAVLMDLEPGTMDSVRTGPFGQIFRPDNFVFGQSGAGNNWAKGHYTEGAELIDSVLDVVRKEAENCDCLQGFQVCHSLGGGTGSGMGTLLISKIREEYPDRMMLTFSVFPSPKVSDTVVEPYNATLSVHQLVENADECMVLDNEALYDICFRTLKLTTPSFGDLNHLISATMSGVTCCLRFPGQLNSDLRKLAVNLIPFPRLHFFMVGFAPLTSRGSQQYRALTVPELTQQMWDSKNMMCAADPRHGRYLTASAMFRGKMSTKEVDEQMINVQNKNSSYFVEWIPNNVKSSVCDIPPRGLSMASTFIGNSTSIQEMFRRVSEQFTAMFRRKAFLHWYTGEGMDEMEFTEAESNMNDLVSEYQQYQDATADDEDEYDQDEEAEEDDM